The DNA sequence AATATGCAAGAAGGTTCCCTGCGTTGTGATGTTAACGTTTCCGTGCGTCCAGTTGGGCAAAAAGAATTTGGCACTAAAGTCGAAATTAAAAATATGAACTCCTTTAGTGCGATTCAAAGAGCGATCGATTATGAAATAGAAAGACAAACTTCCGCACTCGAAGCCGGAGAAAAAATCGTTCAAGAAACCCGCCTTTGGGAAGAAGGAAGTCAAAGAACCGTTAGTATGCGAACCAAAGAAGGTTCCAGCGACTATCGCTACTTCCCCGAACCCGATCTCGCACCTTTAGAAGTTTCCGCCGAACAAAAGCAAAATTGGAAAGAGGAATTACCCGAATTACCAGCCGCCAAACGCCACCGTTACGAAACTGAGTTGGGACTTTCCCCTTATGATGCAAGAGTTCTGACAGACGATCGCGCCGTAGCCGAATATTTTGAAACCACAGTCGCTCATGGCGCTAGTCCCAAACAAGCCGCAAACTGGGTCATGGGTGATATTACGGCCTATCTGAACAATGAAAAACTCAGTATTACCGAGATCGCATTGCAACCAACTACCCTTGCCGAACTCATCTCCTTAATCGAAGATAAAACCATCAGCGGCAAGATTGCTAAAGAAATTCTGCCCGAACTACTGAAAAAAGGCGGCTCAGTTAAAGAAATGGTCAAGGATAAAGGATTAATCTCCGATCCCGCCGTTTTAGAGTCTTTAATTGATAAAATCCTCGCCGCCAATCCCAAAGAGTTGGAACAATACCGCAACGGTAAAACCAAGCTACTCGGCTTCTTCGTCGGACAAATGATGAAAGAAACCTCCGGTCGCGCTGACCCCCAACTCACCAACCAACTCCTCGCCAAGAAGTTGCAATCTTGATAACTTCTTTACGAAATTCCAACCAAACTTCATAAAAATCTTAAAAAAGGGGTGTCACCCCTCATCCCCATAATGGTATATTGATGTAAGTAGATGCACCCTGATGATCGGGAGAGTCGTTATCCAAGCGGCTCCCCTTTTTTTTTGGCGATCGCACTTTCGAGCATGGTCGAACGGAAGAAAAGCAACGGTTTGGCGTTGTTTACTTCACTTACGATTTAGGTTTCGCTTGCCTAGTGCAAGAAGGCAGAAGGCAGAAGGCAGAAGTGAAGAAGGCTGTTTATTCAGCTTTTAAGAAGTTTTCAACTGCTCAATCATTTCTACCGTGCTGCACTAGTTTGAGTTTTTCTAAGACAGCAGCCCCAGAATTGCTGCGACTAGAGTTTCGGGTTCGATCGGTTTCGCTAAATGTTCTTGGAATCCTACAGCCAATGCTTGCTGCTGATTAAAATCCCCCGCGTATGCAGTTAGGGCAATTGCAGGGATTTGCCCACCTTGTTCTGGCGCTAAAGCCCTAACTTGCTGGATTAACATATAGCCATCCATGTCTGGCATTCCGATATCGCTGAGTAAGATATCTGGTTGCGATCGAATTAACGTTGTTAATGCTTCATTAGCAGTTGTGGCAGCAATCACCTGTGCTCCAGCTTGCTCTAACACAAAAGCGACAAACTCCCGCGAATCCGGTTCATCATCCACGATTAGCACTTGAATCCCTTTTAAATCAGGGGATGACTCTGAGGATCGATCGCTCTGATTAGTAATTGCTGGGATGGGCATGAGCGGTAACTTAATAGTAAAAGTTGCACCCATTCCCACCCCTGGACTTTCAACCTTAACTGTACCCCCATGCAGTTCGACTAGATGACGCACGATCGCTAATCCTAACCCCAGTCCACCAAACTTTCTCGTTGTTGTAGCGTTAGCTTGGCGGAAGTAGTCAAACACGAATGGTAAAAAATTCGGTGGGATTCCCACGCCGTTATCATTGACCGTAATCTGAGCGTAAGTTGTCATTAGTTGTTTGTCATCAGTCTTTTGCTCTTGCGGATTCACCAATGACAGATTAATTTCCACCCGTCCGCCTTCTGGCGTGAACTTAACCGCATTAGAAAGCAGAT is a window from the Phormidium ambiguum IAM M-71 genome containing:
- the gatB gene encoding Asp-tRNA(Asn)/Glu-tRNA(Gln) amidotransferase subunit GatB, giving the protein MSTAAPAKTTYEAIIGLETHCQLSTATKIFCNCSTKFGAAPNENVCPICMGMPGVLPVLNQKVLEYAVKAGLALNAEIATYSKFDRKQYFYPDLPKNYQISQYDLPICEHGWLEIELVDEEGNATRKKIGITRLHMEEDAGKLVHAGSDRLSGSTYSLVDFNRTGVPLLEIVSEPDMRSGQEAAEYAQELRRIMRYLGVSDGNMQEGSLRCDVNVSVRPVGQKEFGTKVEIKNMNSFSAIQRAIDYEIERQTSALEAGEKIVQETRLWEEGSQRTVSMRTKEGSSDYRYFPEPDLAPLEVSAEQKQNWKEELPELPAAKRHRYETELGLSPYDARVLTDDRAVAEYFETTVAHGASPKQAANWVMGDITAYLNNEKLSITEIALQPTTLAELISLIEDKTISGKIAKEILPELLKKGGSVKEMVKDKGLISDPAVLESLIDKILAANPKELEQYRNGKTKLLGFFVGQMMKETSGRADPQLTNQLLAKKLQS